One genomic segment of Bdellovibrionales bacterium includes these proteins:
- a CDS encoding M20/M25/M40 family metallo-hydrolase, with protein MSFIQCCRHLISLDTSPAGDVRAAVDYLAEVGKDLGFRADIQMESLGGVEQANLLLFPRGGPPRDKLMLQTHLDTVDPGIYSMWTKTGANPFNASIYNRELFGLGSADTKLDFLCKMFATGELCGRDLKRSFVLVGTYGAQSAMAGAIRLIRKRKVAVKYALVGEPTGLRLMGSGQGLAVVEVRVPFSAEERKYRLDHDTFESSSSQSKIFSGKAAHSTVPHLGESAIVKMFQFLEYLPEGIAIMELDGGLNYNSIPANAYLEFDLVGGLRNSVVNKIMKIWSVVKELNEEFLMYKDEGFAYPYPSLNIGAIRTSEVGILITGSCRLLPSVSQDVYDRWISQLRLMCEQVGAEFILRDYKAAFVAPLKSEFNSICHEALAAQGISEDFGKLSASTEASVFQRLGIECLVFGPGLSIGNSHAPNEFVSLDDLDVARRFYRGVVERFCL; from the coding sequence TTGAGCTTTATTCAGTGTTGCCGTCATTTAATTTCCTTGGACACAAGTCCTGCTGGAGACGTCAGGGCGGCAGTGGACTATCTTGCTGAGGTCGGCAAGGATCTCGGTTTTCGAGCAGATATCCAGATGGAGTCACTCGGCGGTGTTGAACAAGCTAACTTGCTTCTTTTTCCTCGCGGTGGGCCTCCACGAGATAAATTAATGTTACAAACTCATTTGGATACGGTAGATCCCGGAATCTATTCCATGTGGACCAAAACAGGTGCCAATCCGTTTAATGCAAGCATCTATAATCGCGAACTTTTTGGCCTTGGTTCCGCCGATACCAAACTGGATTTTCTATGTAAAATGTTTGCGACAGGCGAATTATGCGGACGCGACCTTAAACGATCATTTGTGTTAGTTGGCACTTATGGCGCTCAATCTGCCATGGCAGGCGCCATTCGCTTGATTCGCAAAAGGAAGGTTGCAGTTAAATATGCCTTGGTTGGCGAACCTACTGGTTTACGCCTAATGGGTTCAGGTCAAGGGCTTGCAGTCGTCGAAGTCCGGGTCCCTTTTTCTGCGGAAGAACGAAAATATCGCCTGGACCATGATACATTTGAGAGCAGCTCGTCGCAAAGTAAAATCTTTTCGGGCAAGGCCGCTCATTCAACAGTTCCACATTTGGGAGAGAGCGCAATTGTTAAGATGTTTCAGTTCTTGGAATATTTGCCTGAGGGTATAGCGATTATGGAGCTAGATGGTGGATTGAACTATAATTCTATCCCAGCTAATGCTTATCTCGAATTTGATTTGGTAGGAGGATTGAGGAATTCAGTGGTTAATAAAATAATGAAAATTTGGAGCGTGGTGAAGGAGCTAAATGAGGAATTTCTCATGTATAAGGACGAAGGATTTGCATATCCCTACCCTTCACTCAATATCGGAGCCATCCGAACTTCGGAGGTTGGAATCCTTATCACAGGAAGTTGTCGGCTCCTTCCCAGTGTTTCTCAAGATGTTTATGATAGATGGATCAGTCAGCTACGCCTCATGTGCGAACAGGTCGGAGCTGAATTTATTCTTCGAGATTACAAGGCAGCATTTGTGGCTCCATTGAAATCGGAATTTAACTCTATTTGTCATGAGGCTTTGGCAGCTCAGGGAATTTCGGAGGACTTTGGCAAACTATCCGCGAGTACTGAAGCGAGTGTGTTTCAACGGCTAGGGATAGAGTGCTTGGTTTTTGGGCCAGGACTAAGCATTGGAAACTCACACGCTCCGAATGAATTTGTCAGTCTCGATGATTTGGATGTAGCCAGGAGATTTTACCGAGGAGTGGTTGAGAGGTTTTGTCTATGA
- the hpt gene encoding hypoxanthine phosphoribosyltransferase, with amino-acid sequence MKKLRERMIPFITAQEIDAMVSRLAEEIEGDYEKTELVMICPLRGSVLFVADLMRKIRLPQTIDFVHLTSPKGKGVKIVKDINIDITGRHVLIVEEIIDAGRTLSFLEQRLLASRPASVKIVALLDKPARRELPIKPDYVGRTIEDRFVVGYGMDSEDLGRNYRDIYIYAQ; translated from the coding sequence ATGAAAAAGCTTAGAGAGCGAATGATCCCTTTCATAACAGCCCAAGAAATTGATGCAATGGTGAGCCGTCTGGCTGAGGAAATTGAGGGAGACTACGAGAAGACTGAGCTTGTGATGATCTGCCCTCTGAGAGGATCAGTCCTTTTTGTCGCTGACCTAATGAGAAAAATTCGTTTGCCACAAACTATAGACTTTGTTCACCTCACATCACCAAAAGGCAAAGGTGTTAAGATTGTTAAGGATATTAACATTGATATCACTGGTCGCCATGTTTTGATTGTTGAGGAAATAATAGATGCTGGCCGTACTCTCAGCTTTCTTGAACAACGCCTTCTTGCCTCTCGTCCGGCCTCGGTAAAGATCGTAGCACTTTTGGATAAACCGGCGAGACGTGAGTTACCGATCAAACCCGACTATGTGGGTCGTACAATTGAGGACCGATTTGTCGTTGGGTACGGAATGGATTCAGAAGATCTCGGACGCAATTACCGAGACATTTATATTTACGCTCAATAA
- a CDS encoding tetratricopeptide repeat protein, which translates to MLIFLVTPGSILGSEAEINKDLSSLETYQAAIQSYQQGQIAKAQEQFFLSFEKSPDNTFVLYNLGLADYQLGKYGRALGAWRKALYLDPNFSLARRAIATANKEKGPIQSDALSSWEIIRKEVILKFSLNESLAAAAIMLLLGGIFLIRYSAQRRQAFKMELPLPPTPYLGILSSVFFFLFVTLTLFRAIDYFSPRATVISGHIDIRSGPSGDDASLFEILEGHEVIVKKVTGDWVQVAYPGGLTGWTEKSVLFHHSGKKPW; encoded by the coding sequence TTGCTTATTTTTTTGGTCACTCCTGGGTCTATTCTTGGAAGCGAAGCTGAAATTAACAAGGATCTCTCCAGTTTAGAGACCTATCAGGCCGCTATTCAAAGTTACCAACAAGGTCAAATAGCCAAAGCTCAAGAGCAATTTTTTCTATCTTTTGAAAAATCACCCGACAATACCTTCGTCCTCTACAACCTAGGGCTGGCCGACTATCAACTTGGCAAATATGGCCGAGCTTTAGGCGCTTGGCGCAAAGCATTATATCTTGATCCAAATTTTTCATTGGCCAGAAGGGCAATTGCCACAGCAAATAAAGAAAAGGGACCGATTCAGTCGGATGCCCTCTCAAGCTGGGAAATCATACGCAAGGAAGTTATTTTGAAGTTTTCGCTGAATGAATCCTTGGCAGCAGCCGCAATTATGCTGCTTCTCGGAGGAATCTTCCTTATTCGATACTCAGCCCAAAGACGTCAGGCTTTTAAAATGGAATTGCCGCTGCCACCAACTCCCTATTTGGGCATACTATCTTCTGTGTTCTTTTTTCTTTTTGTGACACTTACTCTTTTTCGAGCAATCGATTATTTTTCCCCACGCGCAACGGTCATTTCAGGGCACATCGATATTCGTTCCGGACCTAGCGGTGATGATGCGAGTCTCTTCGAAATTTTGGAAGGCCACGAAGTTATTGTCAAAAAGGTCACCGGGGATTGGGTCCAGGTGGCTTATCCGGGAGGTCTCACCGGCTGGACTGAAAAATCTGTGCTCTTTCATCACTCTGGAAAAAAGCCATGGTAA
- the bamD gene encoding outer membrane protein assembly factor BamD, with translation MMTKSGALVPILLVGIIFGCSSTDKISSDTPEGAYEIGQKFEKDERYEEAISQYQEVANKHPYNKLALDAKLRVADIHFKRENYIEAQTAYQMFKDFHPRHPRSDYVTYQLALSYFFQLPETIDRDLSIANKAILYFDEVVQSYSNGEFAPKAKDYKIKCLKMLADKELYIADFYFIRDQYGSALGRFEDLLEKYPALGYEPRALYGASVSAHHLKDNSKFLKYYKMLVSQHPNSTEAQRIERELGNDITK, from the coding sequence ATGATGACAAAAAGTGGGGCTTTGGTGCCCATCCTTCTCGTTGGCATAATCTTCGGGTGCTCTTCGACTGATAAGATCAGCTCGGATACTCCCGAGGGAGCGTATGAAATTGGTCAGAAATTTGAAAAGGACGAGCGCTACGAAGAAGCCATCTCTCAGTATCAAGAGGTGGCAAATAAGCATCCCTATAACAAATTGGCTTTGGACGCCAAACTTCGCGTGGCGGACATCCATTTTAAACGTGAAAATTACATTGAGGCGCAGACGGCCTATCAGATGTTCAAGGATTTCCATCCTCGTCACCCCAGATCCGATTACGTGACTTATCAGTTGGCGCTCAGCTATTTTTTTCAACTCCCCGAAACGATCGATCGCGATCTTTCAATCGCGAACAAGGCCATTCTATACTTTGATGAGGTGGTGCAAAGCTATTCCAACGGAGAGTTTGCCCCAAAGGCCAAGGACTATAAAATCAAGTGTTTAAAAATGTTGGCCGACAAAGAACTTTATATAGCTGACTTCTATTTCATTCGCGATCAGTACGGAAGTGCTTTGGGACGATTTGAAGACCTCCTTGAAAAATATCCTGCGCTGGGATACGAGCCTCGCGCTCTCTACGGAGCTTCAGTCAGCGCCCATCATCTGAAGGACAATTCCAAGTTTCTCAAATACTATAAAATGCTCGTTTCCCAGCATCCAAACTCCACTGAAGCACAAAGGATAGAGAGAGAATTGGGCAATGACATTACAAAATAG
- a CDS encoding tetratricopeptide repeat protein has translation MTLQNSDHDDLLVTAKEYFKINKYSAAEPILNQLILRGTKSADIFHMLGTIYYDQGKFNKAIRAFRRALEIEPSFTDASIGLSIILNDLGRYDEGRKVFEEAQVMLDRHRADSDPYINEKLAIKHDELGELYFRYNRIKEGLDQYYKALSLSSRKAELTMKIAECYVKLEDYGRAIKELNLIVRDFPAFSTARVRLGQLYYDSGQVPEGVAQWESVLQRDPSHTEATRLLRQAQSVELTNNSDLASQ, from the coding sequence ATGACATTACAAAATAGCGACCATGATGATTTGTTAGTTACGGCCAAAGAATATTTCAAAATAAATAAGTATTCAGCCGCAGAGCCTATTCTCAATCAACTCATCCTGCGTGGGACCAAGTCCGCCGACATATTTCACATGTTAGGCACAATCTATTACGATCAAGGGAAATTTAATAAAGCCATTCGTGCCTTTCGAAGAGCATTGGAAATCGAGCCATCCTTCACTGATGCATCAATTGGTCTCAGTATCATCTTAAATGACCTTGGACGATATGATGAAGGACGCAAGGTATTTGAAGAAGCCCAGGTCATGCTTGACCGCCATAGGGCGGATTCTGATCCCTATATAAATGAAAAATTAGCTATAAAACACGATGAATTGGGTGAACTTTATTTTCGCTACAATCGCATCAAAGAAGGTCTTGACCAATACTATAAGGCACTTAGTCTTTCGAGTCGGAAGGCTGAACTCACCATGAAGATTGCCGAGTGTTATGTAAAACTGGAAGACTATGGAAGAGCCATCAAGGAACTGAATCTTATAGTCAGAGATTTTCCCGCTTTTAGCACAGCACGCGTGCGTCTGGGACAGTTGTACTACGATTCAGGACAAGTTCCTGAAGGCGTTGCTCAATGGGAATCCGTATTGCAGCGCGATCCTAGTCACACGGAGGCAACACGACTCCTGAGACAAGCCCAATCCGTTGAACTCACAAATAATTCCGACCTTGCAAGTCAATGA
- a CDS encoding arginine N-succinyltransferase translates to MNFVVRVANQDDLAALFELASQFTLLNLPADKKILAKKIENSQLSFRGKKKIADAEYIFVAEDLENNFISASSLIVAKTGTPTSPNYSFQVLKKERFSQELGIGFIHQILRLRVNTDGATEVGGLVVDRSYRRRPEKVGKIVSLTRFAYIAMCPDRFETELHSEMAPPLTDEGRSEFWESLGRRFTGMPYKEADLLSQQNNNFIHSLFPEEDIYLCLLDSRARLVLGRVGEETQAALHMLEKLGFKYKNEVDPFDGGPHLGVKVSEVSLIRNGKMALVGKKKRVLFDKIGVVGFGKGHDFRGGFSSYSQQGDAVYFPDKTWSALKLRLGAEIFVSPV, encoded by the coding sequence ATGAATTTTGTTGTAAGGGTGGCGAATCAGGATGATTTAGCGGCACTTTTTGAACTTGCGAGTCAGTTTACTCTTCTTAATTTGCCTGCAGATAAAAAGATCCTGGCAAAGAAGATCGAAAACAGCCAATTGTCTTTTCGGGGAAAAAAGAAAATTGCTGACGCTGAATATATTTTCGTTGCGGAGGATCTTGAGAATAACTTTATTTCGGCCAGTTCCCTCATTGTAGCCAAAACGGGCACTCCAACTTCTCCAAACTATAGTTTTCAAGTTCTCAAGAAAGAGCGTTTTAGCCAGGAATTGGGAATTGGATTTATACATCAAATTCTCAGATTGCGAGTAAATACGGATGGCGCAACAGAAGTTGGTGGTTTGGTGGTGGATCGTAGCTATCGTAGGCGACCTGAAAAAGTTGGCAAGATAGTCAGCCTCACAAGGTTCGCCTATATAGCCATGTGCCCTGATCGCTTTGAAACCGAGCTGCATTCTGAAATGGCTCCGCCCTTGACGGATGAGGGGAGAAGTGAATTTTGGGAATCGTTGGGACGTCGTTTTACGGGGATGCCCTATAAGGAAGCGGATCTCCTGAGCCAGCAGAATAATAATTTTATTCACAGTCTCTTTCCAGAGGAAGATATTTATCTGTGCCTGCTAGATTCGAGAGCACGCTTAGTGTTGGGGAGAGTTGGGGAAGAAACTCAAGCGGCACTGCACATGCTGGAAAAACTCGGATTTAAATATAAAAATGAAGTGGATCCCTTTGATGGGGGCCCCCATCTGGGCGTTAAAGTGAGCGAAGTAAGCTTGATCAGGAACGGAAAAATGGCTTTGGTTGGAAAAAAGAAGCGAGTTTTATTCGATAAGATCGGCGTTGTAGGATTTGGTAAGGGTCATGACTTTAGGGGTGGCTTTTCATCATATTCGCAACAGGGAGACGCAGTTTACTTTCCAGATAAAACCTGGTCTGCTTTGAAGTTGAGGTTGGGCGCTGAGATTTTCGTATCGCCAGTTTAG
- a CDS encoding succinylglutamate-semialdehyde dehydrogenase: protein MSTQVNHKYLGDFIDGRFLISERPDGSWSNLSPANLKETTLELSFRNDHVDEACGAAKKAFREWCHLKLQDRLGYLLKLKEVYIAHEEQMAEVIARETGKPLWEARNESKALSSKIDITLNHSLKLVQDEKVENALPRVDGFIKYKPRGVMAVVGPFNFPAHLPNGHIVPALATGNTIVFKPSDKTPATGQLMAEIFKKAGFPNGVFNLIQGRGDTGKRLAGHELVDGVLFTGSYEVGLKIKQDTIHHYWKILALEMGGKNSTLVWKDADLKKSVYETLLGAFLTTGQRCSGTSRVILHKDIYDKFLDQFYRHAKKLSIGYWRDNPFMGPLISSDSVDNYIRFQEIAKREGAESMMRGKVLELNHPGYYVTPSINLVEKLDSKSVYQKSEIFGPNVAVYKVGDFEEAMEINNSGGFGLVLAMFCKDRSLYERALLEARVGLLNWNRTTNGASSKLPFGGMGKSGNDRSSAHFAVNYCTVPVSCLEDLNPYETGQDMPGMNYEFSP from the coding sequence ATGTCCACTCAGGTGAATCATAAGTATTTAGGGGATTTTATTGATGGGCGATTCCTTATTTCGGAGCGACCGGACGGAAGCTGGTCCAATCTGAGTCCTGCGAATCTGAAGGAAACGACTCTTGAGCTTTCCTTTCGCAATGACCATGTGGATGAAGCTTGTGGAGCGGCCAAAAAGGCCTTTCGTGAATGGTGCCATTTAAAGCTACAGGATCGTTTGGGATATCTTTTGAAATTGAAGGAGGTCTATATTGCCCACGAAGAACAAATGGCGGAAGTGATTGCTCGAGAAACGGGAAAGCCCCTCTGGGAAGCCCGCAATGAGAGCAAAGCTCTATCGAGTAAGATTGACATCACTCTCAATCATTCTCTTAAGCTGGTCCAGGATGAAAAAGTTGAAAATGCTCTTCCTCGGGTGGATGGGTTTATAAAATATAAACCGCGCGGAGTGATGGCAGTTGTTGGACCATTCAATTTTCCAGCGCACTTACCAAACGGACATATTGTTCCAGCGCTTGCAACGGGCAATACAATTGTGTTTAAACCCTCAGATAAAACACCTGCCACTGGACAGCTGATGGCTGAGATCTTCAAAAAGGCAGGATTTCCAAATGGCGTTTTTAATTTGATTCAAGGCAGGGGGGACACAGGGAAGCGGCTTGCAGGCCATGAGTTGGTAGATGGAGTTTTGTTTACAGGATCATATGAGGTGGGATTAAAGATAAAACAAGATACCATTCATCACTATTGGAAAATTCTTGCTTTAGAAATGGGTGGGAAAAATTCAACCCTCGTTTGGAAAGATGCTGACCTCAAGAAAAGCGTATACGAAACCCTTTTGGGTGCTTTTTTAACAACGGGACAGCGCTGCAGTGGCACGAGCAGAGTTATTCTGCATAAGGATATTTACGATAAGTTTCTGGATCAATTCTATCGTCATGCTAAAAAACTGAGTATTGGCTATTGGAGGGATAACCCGTTCATGGGTCCGCTCATCAGTTCAGATTCGGTAGACAATTATATTCGGTTTCAAGAAATCGCTAAACGTGAGGGCGCGGAAAGCATGATGAGAGGAAAGGTCCTGGAGTTGAATCATCCTGGCTATTACGTTACTCCTAGCATCAATCTGGTTGAGAAGCTGGACAGCAAATCGGTTTATCAAAAAAGCGAGATATTTGGTCCAAACGTGGCTGTTTACAAAGTTGGAGATTTTGAGGAAGCAATGGAAATAAACAATTCCGGAGGGTTCGGACTGGTATTGGCAATGTTCTGTAAAGACCGATCACTTTATGAAAGGGCTCTTTTGGAGGCTCGCGTGGGGCTCTTGAATTGGAATCGAACAACAAATGGTGCCAGTTCAAAATTGCCATTTGGGGGCATGGGTAAGTCCGGAAACGA
- a CDS encoding cyclic nucleotide-binding domain-containing protein, which produces MVNTLWDNIFKRSTQQNDIVRVLSRNFLFESLSPRELRFLKELVHLRSFHAGESIFKQGELGIGMYIVVSGSVDIFVSDLQQIEPEASSVHITRLGPDDFFGELSLVEDKGRRTATALACEETKLVGFFKPDLIEIAERNPSTGVQILFRLSEVLGRRLKETSDKVTRLRQEIQTFHEQTDQ; this is translated from the coding sequence ATGGTAAACACCTTATGGGACAATATTTTTAAACGTTCGACGCAACAAAACGATATCGTTCGAGTCCTAAGTCGCAATTTTTTGTTCGAATCTCTCTCTCCCCGAGAACTGCGCTTTCTAAAAGAACTTGTTCACCTCAGAAGTTTCCATGCCGGGGAATCAATTTTTAAACAAGGAGAGCTGGGAATCGGTATGTATATCGTGGTGAGTGGTTCCGTTGATATTTTCGTGTCTGATCTGCAGCAAATTGAACCAGAGGCCTCTTCTGTGCATATCACCCGGCTCGGTCCAGACGATTTTTTCGGAGAGCTTTCGCTCGTAGAGGATAAGGGACGGCGAACAGCTACGGCTCTTGCCTGTGAAGAAACTAAACTCGTGGGATTTTTTAAACCGGATCTCATAGAGATCGCGGAAAGAAACCCGTCGACGGGCGTTCAAATTCTTTTTCGCTTGAGTGAAGTATTGGGACGACGTCTCAAGGAGACCTCTGACAAGGTCACTCGATTGAGGCAGGAAATTCAGACCTTCCATGAGCAGACAGATCAATGA
- a CDS encoding AI-2E family transporter — translation MKVANKTSIQLRRENITRLLFFLAAVGLVFLVLIIVENLLLSTVLAFVFSYLLSPLVNRLERRGVNRTLSVTLIFALVTLTLAVLLTALFPFISDQMTSFKSEISIYIEGIARLIKDSEAIFVKLSGTFFNIDISQKVELTLTSWTSSLFDDLPSILQKLFTTLLLAPFLTFFLLKDGRRFSKIILSLVPNNIFEMILNLYSQVNDQIGQFVRARLMESIFVGLLMWIGLFAIGARYASLLAAFAALTNLIPYVGPFIGAVPALVMAVINGESSLFFFLTIVVYLITQLVDMLFIIPLVVAKIVDLHPVTVILAIIVGAQLMGVLGMIISIPVASALKVTVTSVYVHLVGFRS, via the coding sequence ATGAAGGTTGCCAATAAAACTTCGATTCAGCTTCGCAGAGAAAATATCACACGGCTCTTGTTTTTTTTGGCGGCAGTCGGCCTCGTTTTCCTCGTTTTGATTATTGTCGAGAACCTGTTGTTGTCTACAGTTCTGGCCTTCGTATTCAGTTATTTACTCAGTCCTTTGGTGAATCGTCTTGAACGCCGCGGAGTTAATCGCACCCTATCTGTAACTCTCATCTTCGCTCTGGTGACATTGACTCTTGCCGTCTTATTGACTGCACTTTTCCCCTTTATTTCTGATCAAATGACTAGCTTTAAATCAGAGATCTCAATTTACATCGAAGGAATTGCCAGGCTCATCAAGGATAGCGAGGCAATATTTGTAAAGCTTTCTGGCACCTTTTTTAATATTGATATCAGCCAAAAAGTGGAGCTCACCCTGACCAGTTGGACGAGTTCTCTTTTTGATGATCTTCCTTCCATTCTACAGAAACTATTCACCACGCTTCTTTTGGCCCCATTTCTTACGTTCTTTCTTCTCAAGGACGGCAGGCGGTTTTCGAAAATTATCTTGTCATTGGTTCCAAATAACATTTTCGAAATGATTCTCAACCTTTACTCACAGGTTAATGATCAGATTGGCCAATTTGTTCGAGCTCGACTCATGGAATCCATTTTTGTTGGCTTATTGATGTGGATTGGCTTGTTCGCCATAGGAGCAAGGTATGCCTCCTTGCTGGCGGCATTTGCTGCACTTACAAACTTAATACCTTACGTCGGTCCTTTTATCGGAGCGGTTCCCGCGCTTGTCATGGCCGTGATCAATGGAGAGTCATCTCTTTTCTTTTTTTTGACGATTGTAGTTTATCTGATTACCCAGCTTGTTGATATGCTTTTCATCATCCCCTTGGTCGTAGCAAAGATAGTTGATCTTCATCCCGTAACTGTCATTCTAGCCATCATTGTTGGCGCCCAACTCATGGGAGTCTTGGGAATGATTATTTCTATTCCTGTCGCAAGCGCCCTGAAAGTGACAGTTACGAGCGTCTATGTGCATCTCGTAGGTTTTCGCAGCTAA
- a CDS encoding aminotransferase class III-fold pyridoxal phosphate-dependent enzyme: protein MLIGEGIQKSSRIKKMIQELVAEVRTTCSQVSHSKNSDPDLEVSYKNLVEEFGRYRGRELFYPYIGSGAGRGPYVELRDGSVKMDLINGIGIHLMGHSHPDLIEAALWGSLSDVTIQGNLQPNVEYGEISRKLVEIAGRKSRLKHAWVTTSGSMANENALKACRQKTSPARKILAFDAAFAGRTTMMAEITDNPSFKQGLPSYDEILRLPFYDKKNPASGTSALNILKSHIANNKKDICGFMFEPMQGEGGYNAAPREFFIPLFEECKREGIPIWADEVQTFCRTGQFFAFETLDIGDYIDVCTVAKTLQTGATLFTGDMNPKPGLIAGTFAGASVELRVGLKILEIMDTEGYMGPEGKVIKIHREFIGMLNRLNETSCKGKLQDAGGMGLMVAVTPLDGSKERVGDLLKRLYANGLIAFNCGRGPFRLRFLIPAIMTKEDIVNAGSIIEKSILEMN, encoded by the coding sequence ATGCTTATTGGAGAGGGTATTCAAAAATCATCTCGGATAAAGAAGATGATCCAGGAGCTGGTAGCTGAAGTTCGGACGACCTGTTCTCAGGTGAGCCATTCAAAAAATTCTGATCCGGATCTGGAAGTTTCCTATAAGAATTTGGTGGAGGAATTTGGTCGCTATCGAGGACGTGAACTTTTTTATCCTTACATCGGATCGGGAGCGGGTCGTGGTCCTTACGTAGAGTTACGGGATGGCAGTGTAAAAATGGATCTCATAAACGGGATTGGCATTCATCTCATGGGACACAGTCACCCTGACTTGATAGAGGCGGCCCTTTGGGGAAGTCTTTCAGATGTAACAATTCAAGGTAATCTCCAGCCCAACGTCGAGTACGGTGAGATTTCCAGAAAGCTTGTGGAAATCGCAGGTCGAAAGAGCCGCTTGAAGCATGCCTGGGTGACGACGAGTGGATCGATGGCGAACGAGAACGCTCTGAAAGCCTGTCGGCAGAAAACTTCTCCCGCTCGCAAAATCTTGGCTTTCGATGCCGCTTTTGCCGGCCGCACGACGATGATGGCTGAAATAACAGATAACCCTTCCTTCAAACAAGGGCTACCCTCCTATGATGAAATTTTGAGACTGCCCTTTTACGACAAAAAAAATCCTGCCAGCGGAACCTCAGCTCTGAATATTTTGAAGAGTCACATTGCCAATAATAAAAAAGATATTTGTGGATTCATGTTTGAACCTATGCAAGGAGAAGGCGGTTACAATGCGGCTCCAAGGGAATTTTTTATACCTCTATTCGAAGAGTGTAAAAGGGAGGGAATCCCTATCTGGGCTGACGAAGTTCAGACTTTCTGTCGTACCGGACAGTTCTTTGCTTTTGAAACCCTCGATATAGGAGATTACATCGACGTTTGCACGGTCGCTAAAACATTGCAGACGGGCGCTACTCTGTTTACGGGAGACATGAACCCAAAGCCCGGTCTCATCGCAGGGACATTTGCTGGCGCAAGTGTAGAGCTGAGAGTTGGATTAAAAATTCTCGAAATCATGGATACTGAGGGCTATATGGGACCCGAGGGGAAAGTCATAAAAATACATCGAGAGTTTATTGGAATGTTAAATAGACTCAATGAAACTTCTTGCAAAGGAAAGCTTCAAGATGCGGGAGGGATGGGGCTCATGGTGGCTGTCACCCCCTTAGATGGAAGCAAAGAACGGGTTGGAGATTTGCTCAAAAGGCTTTATGCCAATGGACTTATTGCATTTAATTGCGGACGAGGTCCGTTTCGGCTTAGATTTCTCATTCCGGCCATTATGACGAAAGAAGATATTGTTAACGCCGGGTCCATCATTGAGAAGTCTATTTTGGAGATGAATTGA